Proteins found in one Maridesulfovibrio sp. genomic segment:
- a CDS encoding PilZ domain-containing protein → MNKLSDRRRQARLDLDSINSFFRQCDVAASSSDQDMDITILDISPQGMKFSLNCEMDTDSINQDDEIFFRGCIFNDSIGFLSSQKAVTVWQKDSLFGVKFTPALDIDTNTLADMMK, encoded by the coding sequence ATGAACAAATTATCAGATAGACGTAGACAGGCAAGATTAGATCTTGATTCCATAAACAGCTTTTTCCGGCAATGTGATGTTGCGGCAAGTTCATCAGACCAAGACATGGATATCACTATTCTGGATATTTCGCCGCAGGGGATGAAGTTCAGCCTTAACTGCGAAATGGATACCGACAGCATTAATCAGGATGATGAAATTTTCTTTCGTGGATGCATATTTAACGACAGTATCGGATTTCTGAGCAGTCAAAAAGCTGTGACAGTCTGGCAGAAGGATTCACTTTTCGGAGTTAAATTCACCCCTGCCCTCGACATCGATACCAACACCCTTGCCGATATGATGAAGTAG
- a CDS encoding glycosyltransferase, with product MNNKDTKIIAWVGNIFFRSGMDRLGYKTIHIPIQGQQVFTWDDIVEKTGTEPFAVVYADRSIAPPLAGVENFPCLTVFHCIDTHIHSWYPLYAQGFDICLVSLKDHLERFTPRLKDSRLLWFPPVPMDHDVPADMPKEWDLLFVGNVDAELTPQRKIFLDEVAKRISGLHITKGRFSQLFPRAKVVLNIAERGDLNFRVFEALACGACLLTPKIEQGLFDIFEDGVHLMTYEANNPEDLVAKFNILLNDEELRRRIALQGNELIESSHRIINRARTLHNVIMGMNIETTVNNRIKAAPQLRRNFLRSLYLHWAEEIAIPEFQKTYLQAAKN from the coding sequence GTGAACAATAAAGATACCAAAATAATCGCTTGGGTCGGTAACATTTTCTTCCGTTCAGGTATGGACCGGCTGGGTTATAAGACCATCCACATCCCCATTCAGGGACAGCAGGTGTTCACCTGGGACGATATTGTGGAAAAAACCGGAACCGAACCCTTTGCTGTTGTTTACGCTGACCGATCAATCGCCCCGCCGCTGGCAGGCGTAGAAAATTTCCCTTGCCTGACTGTATTCCATTGCATAGATACTCACATCCACAGCTGGTATCCGCTTTACGCTCAAGGCTTTGACATTTGTCTGGTCAGCTTGAAGGACCATCTGGAACGCTTTACCCCGCGATTGAAAGATTCTCGGTTGCTATGGTTTCCCCCTGTCCCCATGGACCATGACGTTCCCGCAGATATGCCTAAAGAATGGGATCTTCTTTTTGTGGGCAACGTGGATGCAGAACTGACCCCTCAAAGAAAAATATTTCTCGATGAAGTGGCAAAACGGATTTCAGGGCTGCATATTACGAAAGGCAGATTCAGCCAGCTTTTTCCCAGAGCGAAGGTGGTTCTCAATATTGCCGAACGCGGAGACCTAAATTTCCGGGTTTTTGAAGCTTTAGCCTGCGGAGCCTGCCTTCTGACTCCCAAAATAGAACAAGGGCTTTTCGATATTTTCGAGGATGGAGTCCACCTGATGACTTACGAGGCCAACAACCCCGAAGACCTTGTAGCAAAGTTTAATATACTGCTGAATGACGAAGAATTGCGCCGGCGCATCGCCCTGCAGGGCAACGAACTGATTGAGAGTTCGCATAGAATTATCAACCGGGCCCGGACCCTGCATAATGTAATAATGGGAATGAATATTGAAACGACTGTAAACAACCGGATCAAAGCAGCACCGCAACTGCGCCGCAATTTTCTAAGATCGCTCTACCTGCACTGGGCGGAAGAAATCGCGATACCTGAATTTCAGAAAACTTATCTGCAAGCCGCAAAGAATTAA